GATGAGGCTCGTGCCGCAGAGCCACGAGCGCCGGCATGTACAACGCGCGGCGCAGATGGCGACTGCCCCCACGGCTGATGCGGGGGCGCCTCTCGACTGACGTACCGGAAGTGAACTGGGAGGGATCGAGTCCACTGAATGCCACCCACTGGCGAGCATCTAAGCTATCGGGCAACCCTACAAGCTCTCCGAGAATCTGCAGCGCGCTGGTTTCGGCGACCCCGGGAACTGTCACCATCAGGCGAAAACGACGATCTAGCTCGGGGTCCTTCGCGATGAGCCGGCGAGCTTCGCGACGGAGTTGCTCCATGCGATTCTCCAGATAGCGCTGATGATGTCGCATCTCCCGAATCACCAAGGATGGCAAAGCCTGGCTAGCCTGCAACGCATGCTCACGATTTTTTTCCTGAGTATGCATAACGCCCAGGCTTTCGATGGCGCG
This portion of the Terriglobales bacterium genome encodes:
- a CDS encoding IS110 family transposase, with amino-acid sequence MTDRPDEHVDVFAGLDVSARAISVARLRSKDGTLTVASFANNASGHKALLAYLLQGTEQVRVCLEASGNYSLDLALALHAHRHVEVSLVNPRRARRFAESLGERSKTDPVDARVLCEYAARMPWVVWRPPSTRGLRLRAITRAIESLGVMHTQEKNREHALQASQALPSLVIREMRHHQRYLENRMEQLRREARRLIAKDPELDRRFRLMVTVPGVAETSALQILGELVGLPDSLDARQWVAFSGLDPSQFTSGTSVERRPRISRGGSRHLRRALYMPALVALRHEPH